Genomic DNA from Patescibacteria group bacterium:
GCCGAAAGCTATGCGCAGAAGCACGAGCGCCGGCCCAAAAAGCTGTTCATTCGTTCCTGCTATGATTCGACCAAGCATTGTTTGCACTCTCATACTTAGAGTTTATGTGCGGCAGCCATGAGAACAACTTCAACCAGTCTGTTTGAATAGCCCCACTCGTTGTCATACCAAGCGACGACTTTTACGAGGTTGCCAGCGACGACATTTGTGAGTTCGGCGTCGACGATTGCCGATCGAGAGTCGCCAACATAATCACTCGAAACGAGCGGCTCAAAACTGACACCGAGAATGCCTTTGAATCTTGGCGTCTCGCTCGCCTTTACGAGCGCGTCATTCACTTCTTCAATAGTCACATCGCGTTTGAGGACGAAGGTCATATCGGAAAGCGAGACCGTCGCGAGCGGGACACGAATAGATAGGCCGTCAAACTTTTCTTTAAGTACTGGAATAGTTTCGGTGACCGCAATAGCGGCACCGGTTGAAGTTGGCACCAGGTTCTCAGCCGCGGCTCGACCCTCCCGAAGATCCTTTCTCGGCGAATCAACAAGAGCCTGCGAGGCGGTGTAACCATGAACCGTGGTCATGATCGCTTTTTCTATGCCAAAGGCTTCCTCAATAACCGCTGTAACCGGAGCGACGCAATTAGTAGTGCACGACGCATTATTGATCACGGCATGGCGATCAGTGGCTATGCCGTCACAATTCACGCCTCGAACATAAGTAGGCACATCTCCCCCCTTGGCTGGGGCCGACAAAACTACGCTCTTAGCGCCGGCCTTAATATGAGCCTCAGCTTTTTCCTGAGTAGTGAAAAAACCGGTTGATTCAATAACCACATCAATACCCAGTTTCTTCCAGGGCAACATGGCCGGATCTTTCTCGGCTAGTAACTCGACTTTCTTCCCGCCAATCACGAGCGAGTTGCCCTCAGCTACAACCTCCACGTCCCACAAACCATAATTAGTATCGTGCTTCAGCAAGTAAGCCAAGGTCTTAGCGTCAGTTAAATCATTAATCGCCACAACATCGAATCCATTCTTACCCCAACCCACCTTCAGCGCGCTTCGACCGATTCGCCCAAAACCATTGATTGCAATTTTTGCCATAAAAAAGAAAAGCCTTCGGAGGTATTTTACCACGAAGGCTCTCTTTTTATTCGTCACTTATGCGCCCAACTGCATTCTCACGAAGCGGCCAATCTTCAGACTCTCGCCAATGGAGAGCACTTTGCTTTCCATGAGCTGCTGAACCGTCATTGAATCGTCTTTCACGAAGGGCTGATCCATGAGACAGATTTCTGCGAAGTACTTGGCCAGTTTACCCTCAATGATCTTCTCGGCTACCTCAGCCGGCTTGCCTTCAGCGGCCAGCTGCTCCATGTAAATCGCCTTTTCGCGATCAACCGTTTCCTGCGGGACGTCCTCGCGTGAGCGATAGATTGGACCGGCAGCGGCGATATGCATAGCTAAGTCCTGACAAAGGGACTGGAACTGTTCAGTACGCGCCACGAAGTCCGTTTCGCACATAACTTCTACGAGTACTGAGAGCTTACCGTTGCCGTGCGTGTACGCATGGACGCGGCCTTCGCCCGTCACGCGATCAGATTTCTTGGCGGCCTTCATGGCTCCACTCTTGCGAAGTCCGTCAATGGCCTTTTCCATGTCACCGTCAGCCTCCGTGAGCGCTTTCTTGGCATCCATCATGCCTGCGCCCGTCATGTCGCGAAGTTTTGCGACGTCACCTGCGGTAAATGCCATATCTGTAGGGATTATTTCTTTACTTCAGCTACTTTCTTAGCAGCCAGTTCTTCTTTCACCTTTTCGTCAATGTCCTGGACAGCGTCATGAGACTTTTCGGAAACCTTCACATCATCTGCTTCGGCATCAAACTTTTTGATTGGCGCCAGAGCCGCTGCACGTAGTGTAGCATTCTTGGTCTTACCTTCCTTCACTGCTTCAGAAATCATCTTGGTGATGAGGTCAATGCTGGCGGAAGCGTCGTCGTTGCCAG
This window encodes:
- the tsf gene encoding translation elongation factor Ts, whose translation is MAFTAGDVAKLRDMTGAGMMDAKKALTEADGDMEKAIDGLRKSGAMKAAKKSDRVTGEGRVHAYTHGNGKLSVLVEVMCETDFVARTEQFQSLCQDLAMHIAAAGPIYRSREDVPQETVDREKAIYMEQLAAEGKPAEVAEKIIEGKLAKYFAEICLMDQPFVKDDSMTVQQLMESKVLSIGESLKIGRFVRMQLGA
- the gap gene encoding type I glyceraldehyde-3-phosphate dehydrogenase, whose amino-acid sequence is MAKIAINGFGRIGRSALKVGWGKNGFDVVAINDLTDAKTLAYLLKHDTNYGLWDVEVVAEGNSLVIGGKKVELLAEKDPAMLPWKKLGIDVVIESTGFFTTQEKAEAHIKAGAKSVVLSAPAKGGDVPTYVRGVNCDGIATDRHAVINNASCTTNCVAPVTAVIEEAFGIEKAIMTTVHGYTASQALVDSPRKDLREGRAAAENLVPTSTGAAIAVTETIPVLKEKFDGLSIRVPLATVSLSDMTFVLKRDVTIEEVNDALVKASETPRFKGILGVSFEPLVSSDYVGDSRSAIVDAELTNVVAGNLVKVVAWYDNEWGYSNRLVEVVLMAAAHKL